tggggcgcctgggtggctcagtgggtgaaagcctctgatttcggctcaggtcatgatcccagagtcctgggatggagccccctgcattggactctctgcttagcagggagcctgcttcctcctctctctctctgcctgcctctctgctgacttgtgatctctgtcacataaataaataaaatctttaaaaagaaaaggcaaccagTGTCATGGCCTTGATGTTCTTGAGTCTCAACTTATAAATGctgtctttttaaagactttattttattttaaaaaaaaattttttttttttagggtattatttaagagagtgagagagagtactagcgggggtgggggagggagagggacgagtagactccctgctgagcagggagccctatgcagaactccatcccagaaccctgggatcatgacctgagccaaaggcagatacttaagtgactgagccaccaggcacccctaaagattttatttttcagtaatctctacactcagccCAGGGTTTGAACCTACCACTTCAAGATCTAGAGTCACGTGTcccacagactgagccaaccaggcatcccatatttttgcctttttttctgatttaaccAATCAAGTTTGCCCAGCACTTGAGTTAATGTTTTGAACCTGATGGTAATCTTGAATGAATCATCGCTTCAGAATCAaacccagggggcgcctgggtggctcagtgggttaaagcctctgccttcagctcaggtcatgatctcagggtcctgggatcgagccccgcatcgggctcactacttggcggggagcctgcttcccttcctctctctgcctgcttgtgatctgtcaaataaataaataaaatctaaaaaaaaaaaaagaaagaaaaaaagaatcaatcctGGAATGGTTAAGACTTTGGGGGCTTCCCTCCCTGGTTAGCCAGCGCCCATAGAATAAGCAGCGTCCCTGTGCCTGCTTCTGCCAGAAACAAGGCAGGCAGGGCTAAAACAGTTGgtggagctgggtgggggggagccctcagtcggttaggcatttactctctttggcttaggtcatgatctcaggttcctgggatcaaccccaacatcaggctccctcctcagtggggagtctgcttctccctctccctctgccctttcctcccgactgtgtgtgtgcgcgcgcgctctctctctctctgcctctttctctcaaataaataaaatcttaaaaaataaaatagtttaaaacaaacaaaaaacaaaaacaaaaagttggtGTGGGGGTGGTTTGGAGAAGTCTCTGTGACAGCATGTCCAGACTTGAAATGGCCCATGGTGTGCTCTAAAAGTACAGAGACCTTTTTATCTGATAGTTTTCAACCAGATTTCACTGGCTGTAGCTGTGAATTCTTGTGTTTCACTCCTAAGTGAAATTGGGGGCTCTTGTAGAAATAGGCAGAGTCTCATCCAGTTGTGTGGTATGGGAGACATAGGTGCCTTGCTGGGGTCACAGGAGGCCCTATAGGCAGGGGGGTGGGTGCTGGGGTCCCGGCCAAGACTTAGAGGGTCAGGCCCACCGTCGCCAGTGCTGGGAGTTCAGGGCCAGACGTGTTGGAACGaaggcctgccttcttcccagcatctccttctctgcttttttccGAAATGGTGGCATTGTGTTCGTCGGGACCTGTCAGGCTTCAGTTCTGAGAGAAACCCTGCGCCTGGGGTTCCTGTccctttttagattccacgtagcGTCTGTCTGCCGATGTGTGCTCCCCAATTTGGGGTAGCTACACAAGACCAGACGAGCCTGTGGGACATCATGGGTCACAAAGAGTCCAAAACCAGTCATTACAGAATTTGAGAGGAAGGTCAGAAAATGTCACCTTCTGAAATGGAAACTGACAGAGAGAAGCAAATTATCTGAGAAGAGTCACTTAAATAGTAACTTCTGCGGATAAAAAGAGATTATTTCTTAACCTGAGCCAGGAATCTCCATTTGATACAAGATTTCTGAAATCTTAGGACTTGTGTTGATTGTGTTGGTGACCAGGGATTCTAGTTACCAGAGGAGGGACGCACTGGTGGAGCCGGCTAGTCCTGTCCCTGGCACTCTTGCTGGCGGACAGCAGAAGGTCAGGCATCAGAAAGGTGAGGACACCCCCTCCATCCCACAGTGTAGCAGGGCCGGATTTGGGTTTGTGCACTCTGTCTCTTCTGAGTTGGGCTAGTTTGAATTGGTCCCCCAGGGCTTCCCTACCCCTAGGTAAACCAGCAAAGTCTGCTTCTTGAATATTCCGCTCTGCAGTACAGCTGTGGCTGATGCTGTTACTTCCTGGACTTTGCCCAGAGCCCCAAAGCAGCCCAGTTACTGCTCTCCTTtgcctttctgcccctcctctccgaTTCCtacctttgttttttccttcctcatccACCTCTTACTCCTAACCTGCCTCCCCTTAAAGATTCATCCCTAACCTCTTTGTCTCCTTTGATCCTTTTGAAGACTCTGTAACAAAATGGGCTGGGATGTCCCCTTCCCTGGTGTGCCTCCATCCCCCAGCTTTCTGTGGGGGCTCACAAGGGCATtgcaagggcaagggcaagggcgGCAGCAGCCAGTGATGCTGTGCTGCTTCCTCAGGTGAGTGGAATTTGCAGATGTTGCTTCATTGCATCTGACTTCATTCACCTTGTCACCCAGGCCTCCCGTAAGGGACCTGCCCTGTCCAGAACTGCCTGGCTCCCCATTATGGTTCTTCGTGACCTTCTGCCTCTATGCCTTCCACCTGGTTTTGCTTGTTCTCTCAGGCCAAGAAGGTGTACTTCATTTTTGTAGAGATGTAGCCCCACAGGACAAGTGATACCCGTTATCGTTAGTCGCAGCAGAGCTTTTGTTTAGGTTTTGACCCAAAGAGGAGACCACACCACTCAGCAGAGCACAGGGCGTCATCTTCTGGAGTCTGCTCAGTGCTACTTCACCAAAAATAGCCTTTCCAGGAATAGTCATGGGAAATCAAACTTTCCTTAGCACCTCCCCTCTGCTATGCTTATGTCCTAACACTTGCTTGTGTCCTGGGGAGCCATGGTCACTCGGAGAAGTCGTAGAATGAGGAGCTTACATGTGTATTCCTTTCACTACGTGTGGTGTTTAGGCCTCTGACACAGAAGTCTTGACCATGGGCCATCCTTATGAAAAGAGAAGTTGCCTTCAGGTGATAAGATTTCTTGTCAGGGCCCACATCTAGATGCTTCCTCACACAGTGTTCTGAGGCCTGTGTAATTCCACTGAGCTACTGCATCTCTGGAGGAGACAAGCATTCTCCTTATTGTGCACCCTGTGGGAAGGTTTTGGCTTGGTGCAGCTCCCAGAGCATGAGACTGACAGCAGATTGATCGCAAGTCCTTGTCCAAAAAGAGAATGGACTGACTCATGACACCTGGACAGACTCCAGAGGGAGCTGCTCTTTCCGTTTGCTGGCAGGGTCCCCCCTCTTAGCGGGGCCAGCTCTGGGCACACTGGTGTCCAGCTAGCCATCAGGACGTAGTCAGGATCCgctttctcctgaagctgttgCATTTCCGTCTTGTTCTCTAATCTGATGGAAGAATTCCTGCTCGGCTCTGATAAGCCATCCTGCCTGGTGTGATGGTGTGTGACGGAGTTTGATGGGAGTGCGCGGTCGCGGTGTGGCGTTCAGAGGACACGAGGAAGAGAAGATCGGGATCTAATGGCTTTACCATCTCCAGGGATTTGAGCGTCTTGGTGGGGAGTTGCTGGCATCAGAGAGGGCCTCAAAAGATCTCAATCCTTGGGCTGCCTCTGTGGTTTACTTTGTGACGTCGGGTTGGTTTCTTAacctccctgagccacagaagaGGATAAAAGCTCTTTGTCTCTTAGGGGTGGTGTGAACAGAAAATGAGTGTCTGGGGGAAGCGTACTGACAGCCGTAAAGCTTTATACTGATGTGAGTCATTACTTTTAGAGCCAGCCATTTACATTACATGGCAGGTATGTCTACCTTGGGGACAGGGGCCCATTTATTCAGGCATGGTCCGtaatgccatctttttttttttttttttaaagattttatttatttatttgacagagagagatcacaagcaggcagagagagaggaggaagcaggctccccgccgagcagagagcccgatgcggggctcgatcccaggaccccgggatcatgacctgagccgaaggcagcggcttaacccactgagccacccaggcgccctgtaatgCCATCTTGAAGGGCTTTTCTCTATCCAGTCTCCATCTGCTGGGCCTGGGCAAATTCTCTATCTTCCCTAAGGCCctacagaaagaaggaagcagttTGCTTTCCTGAGAAAAACCTGGTTGGGACATCTCACATTCAGCTAAAGTAATGTGTAttttaacacaatttaaaaaaaaaaggactcctaTTAAAAAATAGTCCATTAAAAAATGGACTCCTATATTAAGCTGTTTGCCTGTATGCCTTAACTTGGCCCTCATAGTGATATGAAAGTGAGAATTcatgtaataaaatttaaaaatgtaagcttTCCCGTAAaatcttgaattctttttttcctaaaataggaGCTCTGGCCTCTCAGCCAAGGCCTGATGCATGTCTATGTCCTGCAGCCGGTGCAGTGCCCTGTGGCGCCGCTCAGCTCCTTTAGttccccactgggctccctgcgaAAGGAGTTTGGGTTACTTGCCCGGCCCCTGGAGGCATTTGGTTCTGACCCTGTTTGAGGGCCTCTAAATCCCACAGATCTTAAACCTTGCATTTATGGTGGAGAAACTTGAGTAGGAAGTATCATTTCCAGATGGGAACAAAATGATACAGTGTGGAAATTTCAAACTGTAAGTTATTTGTGGAAAGTCTTGGAAAGCCCTTACATGGTAACGGGCTTTAGACTAATATGAGACATAGTATCTACTCAGGCCATAACACTggtagtaataaaaaaaaaatttttttttaaagaattacaatTCCGATATAGACAATGCTGTGGGCCTAGCTTCTCACTGCCTGCCTGTCATTTCCCAGAAGCCATCCAGGTCATTCCCATGCTCTCGGTGCACCTGCCAGTCAGTCCTCAAACAGTTGTTGAATGCCAGCATGTGTCCTAAGCGTGAGTGAGAGGTCTTCCATCTGGTGGCCCCTGTCCCCTCCACAGAGTTAATGGGACCCTCAGAACAAGTCTGTTGTGCTTGCCCCTAAATATATGTGGGGTAAGTCATAAAAACAATGTTAAACACAACTTAGCACCAGGCAGAATGAATGTCAGTGTCAGACTGGATTGAAATCTAGCTTTGTACAGTGAGTCAAGCTTCATATTGTTTACAGGAGACAAAAattcaagaagagagaaagatgagaaggaaaagagagaaacataCTCCGGGGAATAGTAACCAAAGGAAAAACAGGCGCAGCTTTATTAATGTTAAATAATAGATTTTAAGGCAAAGAAGATCATTTCATAATGATGAACAAGATAATTTACTAGAAAATAATCTCTGATTCTTTGCCTAGTGGGTAGCCCTAACAAGTGAGTAAGGATGGAGAGGTTCTGAACGCTAGAGTCAACCAGCGTGACCTGTACTTAACCAACCGGAGAATAGTCATTTGCAGGACATTTGGAACATTCCCCAAAACTGGCTACCACCCGGCCTTGAGGTGGgtctcagcaaatttcaaagaCTTTACTGGCAGTTAAGGAAGTGATTCTTCACATTTTGCAAGTTCTAGACTCCTTTGAAAATCCCATACGTCCTGTAGGTCAGGATTGTCGGCTTCAGCACTGCTGACATTTGGGGCTAGGTGACACAGCCGTGGGGCTGTTCTGTGCATTATAGGATTTTCACAGCATAGCGTCCCTGGACTCTACCTACTGGTTGCCGGTAGCACCTCCTCTCTGGCAGGGACAACCGAAAACATCTCCAGACATCGCTAAATGTCCCCTAGTGGGCAAAGCCAGTCCTGCTTTAGAACCACTATGAGttcttttcttcagagaaataataGTTTTTCATACACTTTTTCCTACTCCAGTAGCTAAATGGTCTTGCCCTCACTGAGGACAGCTGAGTGGAATGTTTTGTAGGAAAAAGCAGTGGGGCAGGCAAGAAGCCGGAAGGTTCGGTCTTTgtccacacacagcctcccccgtCCAGCATGTGGACGCTTGTGCACAGGCTGTGGGAACACCTCAGAGTTCCCGGTGCCGAGGGCGTGAGGGATCACTGCCATCCAGTTTCACGGATGTTAGGCTTCTGTTTTGTTCTAGACCTTTGGCTAGGCGCCAGTCCCAGAGTCCAAGTCCATAACAGTGGGGAGAAGAGGCTGGAAAATATGTGATACCTGTGCTCATGAAGGACTGGGAAAGGGAGAGCTTAATGTCTGAGAAGCAGGTGAGGAACTACGCACGGGGCCAGGGAGGACTTCACCACGCAAAGGCCGATGTCAGTGTGGAGTTCGCAGGGTCAGTGGAGGTTTGCAAAGGGGAGGCCACTGCAGGCCGGTTGATCGGCATGCGGAGTTCTGATTTCGGGGGCTTAGGGACAGCTGAACTTCACAGTGATGTAAAACAGGAGCAGAAGACAAAGGAAGCTAGGGGGCGAGGCGTGCTTAGGAGCTTGGACTTGATCTGGCAAGCAGTTGAAGGGGTTTTAGTGGGGAAGTGACACAACCAGATTTTTGTGTAGAGAGGTGATTTGAGTGGCTCTGTGAAGGACAGATTGCAGGCCAGGAGATGAGTTGGAAGCTCTACAAAGAACCCAGCTGCATGACAAGGTCTAGAACTGTCAACGtggccatggggatggagggagaTGAACCCTCAGGGAGTCAGGTTCCCAAACCCGAGTCTAGTAAAGGGAGGTCTGCATCCATTACCTGAAAGGGCACAGTAACGCCCCTGCTCAGAGGACACCATCCTTAGCtctgaaaataaagacataagtTTTTATctaagagagatttttttccactttttatatacatttttttcctctaggaAATAGACAGACGGttggaaaaaaaactgaagatcACACAAAAGGAGAGGTAAGGCTGCTGTCTGGTCTGAGGGCTCGCGCTCTCTGCCAGTTGAGGCTGGGCAGTCAGTGGTGTTCTCCAGGTGGTCGTTAGGGTTCCAGGGCAGGCTCCCGAGCATGTCCCTCCAGGATATGGTGGCTTGAGGCTTTGAGAGTGAGGCTCGACTGTCGCATCTGCCTTCTAACTTAGTGGGTACGCGGTGTGAGGTGGTCTGGTGGAAAGTGGGGAGGTGACATGTCAGAAAACGTGGGTTTTAGGCCTGGCTCTGTTCCAGTTGCTCCAAGGTTTGGGACAAGTTGTTTTCCCCTCTGGACATGAGTTTCTCTGTGACATAAAGAGGTTGGACAGATGATTTCTCTGGGCCTTCCGTGACGTGGTGGCTGAGGGCATTACGGGGGTATTCTGGAAGAAAAGACTCTCAGTTCTCAAAGGCCGTTTTAAGGATATTTTCCCAGACAGAGGAGAAAGTGGGTTTCAGAGCAGGTGAAAGTTAACCTCAGCCGTCTGACTTTGGACTTAGGTAACCTGTGGGCTTCCcacagggacagggaagggaggaggagaagaccTCTCTGGACTTGGCTTACCATTCCCCAGGGGTGCCAGGGTGCCCTGCCTGCCCGCTAGTTTCCTGGCTCCCTGCCTCTGATCAGGTGGCCGGCTCCTTGTCTGTCTGCTCGTCTCAGCAACTGCACTGATGTCTGGTTACAGTCCCCTTGGCACGCCATTCCTGTCCTGCGCAGGACTTGTTCCAGGTCCCCTGGGGGCAGCTGAGTTCCTCTAGCCCCTTCCCCTCCTGACAACCGTGGCTCTGAAAACAGGCCCTTACAGGCTGTTGGGTTCTGAAGAGAAGCTAGTTTGGGCTGCTCTGGGGAGGGTCTTTGTGGCTGCTGAAGGTCCATCATTCCTGCCTGGATCCCTTTTTccctttggcttttgtttctctcccttcctttgtgGTTTTCCACCTCTCCTTGTGGACACGTTGCCCGGTGTGCACATCCACCAGCCTTGGACAATGCTTCTCCTCTGAGCACTGCCAAGCACTGTTTCTAGGGTCGTCCTCTACCCCAGCCCCGCCGCGTCCTGCATCCCAGGGAGCCATGGTGAGGGAGGTGTCTCTGCTCAGAAGCTCTTCTGAAGAGATCACCCAGTTGTCTGGTGTAGCTTGTCTCGGGGAGGCCCTGGTCACTTGCCGAAGGCTGAGGCAGTTTGGTAAATCCTGTCTTGGTGCCAGGCAGGGATGGCGGAGTGGGCTCCTTTGTAGTGTTTGACTGGCGTGAGCACATGTGGTGGAAGGCCATGGCTGGCGTGAACACTTCGCTGACCCCTGCGCTAAGGGGCTCCCACCACACCAGCCTGTTACATACTCTGCTCTGTGTAGGGAAGTTGGGATTTTAACTGACGTCTTTGGAATCTGGGCATAAATATTTTGCCACAGGGGCCAAACAGTGGTTGACGTGACTGTGAACCTGGGGATAGAAGTCCCAGAATGAGGTGCTGTTCCAGCCCCCCTTTGCCTGGGGTTAGCTCTGAGGAGCAGACCTGAGGACCTCGTGAGCTTATGGCAAGGTGGCTCTTTTGAGAACTCCCTCTTAAGGAGTGAGAGTTTTGGTGTCTGGTCAGAGGCCAGAGAATAACAGATAGAattaggagggagggagggaaaagtggGGGTGGGTGAGGGACACAGATGGGTCCTCTGTAGTCAAGGGTAGGACTTGTGAAGCTGTATTTGCTCTTTGTCAGCAGGAAATCCAAATCTCCTCCCAAAGTGCCCATTGTGATTCAGGACGATAGCCTTCCCACGGGGCCCCCTCCACAGATCCGCATCCTCAAGAGGCCCACCAGCAACGGTGTGGTCAGCAGCCCCAACTCCACCAGCAGGCCAGCCCTTCCTGTCAAGTCCCTAGCGCAGCGGGAAGCAGAGTACGCCGAGGCCCGGAAGCGGATCCTGGGCAGCGCCAGCCCTGAGGAGGAACAAGAGAAACCCATCCTCGACAGGTGAGTGTAGCTGGCGGGGCTCACCAGCAACCACTCTGCTGAGCCGGCAGAGTGGTGAGAAGCAGGCAGAATCGGGTCTGGAACCGTGGCTGTTCCAGCTGCCAAGCCTGACCTGGTGGGCAAGTTCAGGGTCTGCTCCGTTGGCTCAGGACTGCAGGCTTTGAGGTCATGGCTTCCTGCTCTGCCCCTTCTGCAGTTGCGGGCACGGGCgggttgcggggtgggggggaggcagtgTGGCACAAAGGTTAAAGGCACAGACTCTGAGTCAGAATCTGCCATTTCCTTCCACTTCCGGCTGCCTAACCTCTCTGCACCCTATAGCCTCATCTGTGGAGGAAATGGGATAACCATAGAACCTCCCTTGTCAACTCGTTGTACAAATAAATGAGTATAGTGTTCTGAGAACCCCACCTGGCACAGCGGATGGCACCCCACGACGTGCTTAGATGTTATCTTCCAGGTTTCATAATAGCTCTCTGTGATGTTTGGTGAATTTTCTAAATCCTTTTTTGttcccagcattttttttttcccctctgcagtCCTAGAAGTTGCATTATGTAAATTTGTCAGTTCCTGCTAAAGTGGTATTTGTTAAAACAGCCTCTTTCTGACTTTGAGAGGCCTCCTTGGGCTTGCTATTCTGGGACTTGAACTAATCTATATACCTTCTTCCTGTCCCCTCATTCATTCGATAGACTCCCGTTCTCCTCCAAGCCTTCACTTGGCAGACAGAAAAGGTCTCTCTCCTTACAGTCTTCCATGTTAATGTGAGTCAGCCATTAACCACATGATTTGAAGAGAAGCAGGAGGGCAGCCATGGCTGGTGCCTGGTCCCTCTACTGAGTTCTTGGTTAGGAGTTTTCCTTtgcctgagaccctgaagggtcATGCCACATAGTTCTGTGGAGGCTGAGCTGTCCGTGGTCATGACCTCTAGACAAGATGGGCCCGTGAGCACCAgcagccccccactccccccacccccgccctctaGATTTAAGGGAAGA
This Neovison vison isolate M4711 chromosome 2, ASM_NN_V1, whole genome shotgun sequence DNA region includes the following protein-coding sequences:
- the SZRD1 gene encoding SUZ domain-containing protein 1 isoform X2, whose protein sequence is MEDEEVAESWEEAADSGEIDRRLEKKLKITQKERKSKSPPKVPIVIQDDSLPTGPPPQIRILKRPTSNGVVSSPNSTSRPALPVKSLAQREAEYAEARKRILGSASPEEEQEKPILDRPTRISQPEDSRQPNNVIRQPLGPDGSQGFKQRR
- the SZRD1 gene encoding SUZ domain-containing protein 1 isoform X5; protein product: MRRSLRAGRRRQTAGRKSKSPPKVPIVIQDDSLPTGPPPQIRILKRPTSNGVVSSPNSTSRPALPVKSLAQREAEYAEARKRILGSASPEEEQEKPILDRPTRISQPEDSRQPNNVIRQPLGPDGSQGFKQRR
- the SZRD1 gene encoding SUZ domain-containing protein 1 isoform X3 produces the protein MKDWERESLMSEKQEIDRRLEKKLKITQKESRKSKSPPKVPIVIQDDSLPTGPPPQIRILKRPTSNGVVSSPNSTSRPALPVKSLAQREAEYAEARKRILGSASPEEEQEKPILDRPTRISQPEDSRQPNNVIRQPLGPDGSQGFKQRR
- the SZRD1 gene encoding SUZ domain-containing protein 1 isoform X1, translated to MEDEEVAESWEEAADSGEIDRRLEKKLKITQKESRKSKSPPKVPIVIQDDSLPTGPPPQIRILKRPTSNGVVSSPNSTSRPALPVKSLAQREAEYAEARKRILGSASPEEEQEKPILDRPTRISQPEDSRQPNNVIRQPLGPDGSQGFKQRR
- the SZRD1 gene encoding SUZ domain-containing protein 1 isoform X4; amino-acid sequence: MKDWERESLMSEKQEIDRRLEKKLKITQKERKSKSPPKVPIVIQDDSLPTGPPPQIRILKRPTSNGVVSSPNSTSRPALPVKSLAQREAEYAEARKRILGSASPEEEQEKPILDRPTRISQPEDSRQPNNVIRQPLGPDGSQGFKQRR